Proteins encoded in a region of the Anopheles ziemanni chromosome 2, idAnoZiCoDA_A2_x.2, whole genome shotgun sequence genome:
- the LOC131282056 gene encoding xylosyltransferase oxt, producing MQKLALRLMWRYRVFVLIGLLIVAAQLFLAYKLLRIPLSGNETTEERDLSRKLYEKYVKKPSTDGAAGMNLSAASNDAAKGKQSDTDRNHREVAGGKENGPAQSSLRLEELDFVPPCELTRKETVSAIHRAKSQSCKAKIVDVACKIKEGTFYPDQLPNSCPRGTHLPNRALGCFRDEKDFRLLSGYFTTFKTANSPEKCIRLCLQSGYPFAGVQYGYECFCGDDEPKVSVKLPDSSCNIKCPGDPKEACGGFFTMNVYETGIRKFAAKITEAVPNPDEESVRIVFLLTLNGRAVRQVHRLLKALYSPRHFYYIHIDARQEYLYRELLKLESRFPNIRLARKRFSSIWGGASLLQMLLASMEHLLRESSWQWDFVLNLSESDFPLKTVDQLATFLTANREQNFVRNHGREVQRFIQKQGLDMTFVECDNRMWRIGDRSLPAGIVIDGGSDWVCLSREFAKYVTAGDGEEGRDALIKGLMRVFEYTILPAESFFHTALRNSRFCHTYTNNNLHMTNWKRQLGCKCQYRHIVDWCGCSPNNFRGEDWDRLQGSQQKKLFFARKFEALVNQAIVLQLEEWIFGPYPADYPSLHAYWQNVYHHEDSSTPDGALLNVVDSLLRLNVHSNGVQFYEPYRVRQLTHYLERDTYRGLLVRHEALLVDSGLRVELETWVSPSTTAKVTHGAYLARRLTHLEVSTEYDEKEQLSRNFPRIVGTNAEPALIFRLAPPTGELEKHKRNATNYSLTVEWIDPLGVVASSNHFTVEDNPTGPAHSFNHFQKGNKLKTPLLAGVWSARLLHENVLLGVTRFLVASSTYRGMTLPEQHTHRQMLPPSDRRRSTNVASTSRKTRHGSSVGHSGDHGRNDHQDTDDPLQEQLDKLVPEFFKLRETCLVNDGMPTGKDQDVRFVDCASTSWSSLSPDPKSDLVSVVVSAN from the exons ATGCAGAAGCTTGCCCTTCGCCTAATGTGGCGCTACAGAGTGTTTGTCCTTATCGGGCTTCTCATCGTGGCCGCGCAGCTATTTCTTGCCTACAAACTGCTCCGCATACCGCTGTCCGGTAACGAAACGACGGAGGAGCGTGATCTCAGTCGGAAGTTGTACGAAAAGTATGTGAAAAAACCGTCCACCGATGGTGCAGCTGGGATGAACCTTTCGGCGGCTAGCAACGATGCGGCAAAAGGGAAACAATCGGACACGGATCGGAACCACCGGGAGGTTGCCGGGGGTAAGGAGAACGGCCCGGCACAATCGAGCCTCAGGCTAGAAGAGCTCGATTTTGTGCCACCGTGCGAACTAACTCGCAAGGAAACCGTGTCCGCCATCCATCGGGCCAAGAGTCAGAGCTGCAAGGCAAAGATTGTCGATGTGGCATGCAAGATCAAGGAAGGCACCTTCTATCCCGACCAGTTGCCGAATTCCTGCCCCCGAGGTACCCATTTGCCGAACCGTGCGCTAGGGTGTTTCCGGGATGAGAAAGATTTCCGATTACTCTCCGGATATTTTACCACCTTCAAGACAGCAAACTCACCGGAAAAGTGTATCCGACTGTGCCTACAGTCCGGGTATCCTTTTGCTGGGGTCCAGTAtgg TTACGAATGTTTCTGCGGCGATGATGAACCGAAGGTATCGGTAAAACTTCCCGATTCCAGCTGCAACATAAAGTGTCCCGGAGACCCAAAGGAAGCCTGCGGAGGGTTCTTTACCATGAACGTGTACGAAACTGGCATACGAA AGTTTGCGGCCAAAATAACCGAAGCGGTACCAAACCCTGACGAAGAGTCGGTGCGAATCGTCTTCCTGTTAACACTGAATGGAAGAGCCGTACGGCAGGTGCACCGTTTGCTGAAGGCATTATATAGTCCCCGACACTTTTACTACATACATATCGATGCG cgCCAGGAATATCTGTACCGCGAACTGCTCAAGCTTGAATCGCGCTTTCCCAACATCCGCCTAGCTCGCAAACGCTTCTCATCAATCTGGGGTGGTGCGTCACTGCTCCAAATGTTGCTTGCCTCGATGGAGCACCTTCTGCGCGAATCCAGCTGGCAGTGGGACTTTGTACTGAACCTCAGCGAAAGCGACTTCCCGCTGAAAACGGTCGATCAGCTGGCCACCTTTCTGACCGCCAATCGGGAGCAAAACTTTGTGCGCAATCATGGCCGCGAGGTGCAGCGATTCATACAGAAGCAAGGCCTCGATATGACGTTCGTGGAGTGCGACAATCGTATGTGGCGCATCGGAGATCGTTCCCTGCCGGCCGGCATCGTCATCGACGGTGGAAGCGATTGGGTGTGTTTGTCGCGGGAGTTCGCCAAGTACGTCACGGCCGGCGATGGGGAGGAGGGTAGAGACGCGCTTATCAAGGGACTGATGCGAGTGTTTGAGTACACGATCCTGCCGGCGGAATCGTTCTTCCATACGGCACTGCGAAACTCGCGCTTCTGTCATACGTACACCAACAACAATCTGCACATGACGAACTGGAAGCGGCAGCTGGGTTGCAAGTGCCAGTACCGGCACATTGTGGACTGGTGCGGGTGCAGCCCGAACAACTTCCGGGGGGAAGATTGGGACCGGCTGCAGGGCAGTCAGCAGAAGAAACTTTTCTTCGCACGCAAGTTCGAAGCACTGGTCAATCAGGCGATCGTGCTGCAGCTCGAGGAGTGGATCTTCGGCCCGTACCCGGCCGACTATCCGAGTTTGCATGCGTACTGGCAGAACGTGTATCACCACGAGGACAGCTCCACCCCGGATGGTGCACTGTTGAACGTGGTGGATAGTTTGCTGCGGTTAAATGTCCACTCGAATGGGGTTCAGTTTTATGAACCGTACCGCGTACGCCAGCTTACGCACTATCTCGAACGAGACACCTACCGGGGACTGCTCGTGCGGCACGAGGCACTGCTCGTCGATTCCGGGCTGCGGGTCGAGTTGGAAACCTGGGTATCGCCTTCGACGACCGCAAAAGTTACCCACGGCGCGTATCTCGCCCGCCGGCTGACGCACCTCGAGGTGAGCACGGAGTACGACGAAAAGGAACAGTTGTCGCGCAACTTTCCCCGCATCGTAGGGACAAATGCCGAACCGGCGCTAATATTTCGACTGGCGCCACCGACCGGCGAgttggaaaaacataaacgaaaCGCCACCAACTACTCGCTCACGGTGGAATGGATCGACCCGCTGGGGGTGGTGGCCAGCAGCAATCATTTCACGGTGGAAGATAATCCCACCGGACCGGCGCATAGCTTCAACCACTTCCAGAAGGGAAACAAGCTAAAAACGCCCCTACTGGCGGGGGTTTGGAGTGCACGGCTTCTGCACGAGAACGTCCTACTCGGTGTGACCCGGTTTCTGGTTGCCTCGTCGACCTACCGAGGGATGACCCTACCGGAGCAGCACACCCATCGGCAGATGCTTCCACCTTCTGACCGCCGGAGGTCAACTAATGTGGCCTCGACTAGTCGTAAAACACGCCATGGATCCTCGGTGGGCCACTCCGGTGATCATGGGCGCAACGATCATCAGGATACCGATGATCCACTTCAAGAGCAGCTTGACAAACTCGTTCCGGAATTTTTCAAACTTCGTGAAACCTGTTTGGTCAACGACGGGATGCCGACTGGCAAGGACCAGGACGTTCGCTTCGTTGACTGTGCGTCCACCAGTTGGAGCAGTTTGTCGCCGGATCCGAAAAGTGATCTCGTGTCCGTGGTAGTGTCGGCCAATTAA
- the LOC131281617 gene encoding uncharacterized protein LOC131281617, which translates to MLKNIHERTVKKVKGNHYVATHGRDTVDLPYAQANRGYSTDGEDSQRAPSERTLSEYTVANERATPPTAPARKSRSEHKYQNNGGPRPLSSPPTRAPPRAPSALSYDHGGETGSDIYVTSAAYKAPSEISRYSAHRTHQSRGPRSVYSVASTAKTGRSSRRQGAKVEAMSAPNPFCPNVKGVCCLMLLLNLGLILVTLGFVIVLQFMEPLFVWILGMVFLIFGFATLIGSMIYCVIVCRDAKTPSQLKNEDLYWTKHWQKSIGYTPQEIDYKTDRFDERDRYSDRFSVSKMSGKYSDRDITRY; encoded by the exons ATGTTGAAGAACATTCACGAACGAACGGTGAAGAA AGTGAAGGGAAACCACTACGTGGCCACGCACGGCCGGGACACGGTAGACCTGCCGTACGCCCAGGCGAACCGGGGCTACTCGACCGACGGCGAAGACAGCCAGCGGGCTCCGTCCGAGCGAACGCTGTCCGAGTACACGGTGGCGAACGAGCGGGCCACGCCACCGACGGCTCCGGCCCGGAAGTCACGCTCCGAGCACAAATACCAGAACAACGGAGGCCCCCGGCCACTCTCTAGTCCACCGACGCGCGCCCCACCGAGGGCCCCGTCCGCGCTCAGCTACGACCATGGCGGCGAAACCGGTAGCGACATCTACGTCACGTCCGCGGCCTACAAGGCACCATCGGAAATAAG CCGTTACAGTGCACACAGAACACATCAGTCCCGCGGACCAAGAAGCGTCTACAGTGTGGCCAGTACGGCAAAAACGGGCCGCAGCTCAAGGCGGCAAGGTGCCAAGGTGGAGGCAATGTCCGCCCCGAACCCATTCTGCCCGAACGTGAAGGGAGTGTGCTGCCTGATGCTTCTGCTCAACCTCGGCCTCATTCTGGTAACGCTCGGGTTTGTCATCGTGTTGCAGTTCATGGAGCCACTGTTCGTTTG GATACTCGGAATGGTGTTTCTGATATTCGGCTTTGCAACGCTCATCGGTAGCATGATCTACTGCGTGATCGTGTGCCGGGATGCGAAGACACCGTCCCAGCTGAAGAACGAGGACCTCTACTGGACGAAGCACTGGCAGAAGAGCATCGGCTACACGCCCCAGGAGATCGACTACAAGACGGACCGGTTCGACGAACGCGACCGCTACTCGGATCGGTTTTCGGTCAGCAAAATGAGCGGGAAGTACTCGGACCGCGACATCACCCGCTACTAG
- the LOC131282057 gene encoding protein ecdysoneless has translation MSHREILQSIREDDFVEYFLFPAGSSDPSDVELENSESSTLEPVLQKVNQLAEEFCRSYIWHRDGFRVVSRLMNDSRMLIEAATGDNGAVNAKLPSHLYGISHVGDNIQDEWFIVALLFHLTERIPGLVARVVDADGEFLLIEAAEQLPHWANPESCEGRVFILNGSLRLVEPAENEKKETTGDIKHCLELVHRADGTQYCVSESVDRCIRERIQDFPGKIAEHHHRATVYVPVGVAAVLRENPQLVAPAVLAFCSRDPIDLKVCRAMRYFPPESCVYTSVTFTKCLYAMLAQSRYLPDRRTGWSVPAASDPNHKAHILGLKLACGFEILASQAKANRTDWETDKGWKGYYESLKAKGYFRDNIEGSQEHTRLLGIAQDYYADHRDTMRTMPKIGEEIVSILRRNEWDVEELRKQGADLPVPDSDEWMNITPEELDQMLTKRYGAKKLFSLNGNTNAAETFTSMVSDFLEQKSEFDGVVVPADEQAAKETLARLDLGPLKSPVKPKRTKSKTAHDRQVNGQSSGGAKEPTKPESPVHQSATVDFDAGAFGMHVKNMLDLLIPEDRWDSSDESDMSDYSQDEYDRNIEDMSPTRTDRAVQGELKTYMDQMDRELAGTTIGKSFETVIDGEETQSNTAAGGTSTSGANQDDFDDIESFKPVDIDVNTLRNMMESYQSQIGGPGPAANLLGSMGVQISKAAQDGSKAGKAGSTQQTDV, from the exons ATGTCGCATCGAGAAATATTGCAGTCGATTCGTGAGGATGATTTTGTGGAATATTTTCTGTTCCCCGCCGGCTCGTCGGACCCGTCCGATGTCGAGCTGGAAAACAGTGAAAGCTCCACCCTGGAGCCCGTGCTGCAAAAGGTGAATCAGCTGGCGGAGGAATTCTGTCGCTCGTACATTTGGCATCGGGATGGATTTCGAGTGGTTTCGCGCTTGATGAACGATTCGAGGATGCTCATTGAGGCGGCCACGGGTGACAACGGTGCGGTCAATG CCAAACTACCATCTCATCTGTACGGGATTTCCCACGTCGGTGACAACATTCAAGACGAATGGTTCATCGTCGCACTGCTGTTCCATCTTACGGAACGCATTCCCGGACTGGTGGCTCGGGTGGTCGATGCTGATGGAGAATTTTTGCTCATCGAGGCCGCCGAGCAACTGCCGCACTGGGCAAACCCGGAAAGTTGTGAGGGAAGAGTTTTCATCCTCAACGGATCGCTACGGTTGGTTGAACCCGctgagaatgaaaaaaaggagaCTACGGGCGACATAAAGCATTGTCTTGAACTTGTTCACCGAGCGGACGGAACGCAGTATTGCGTCAGCGAAAGTGTAGATCGCTGCATTCGGGAGAGGATCCAGGATTTTCCCGGAAAAATCGCCGAACATCACCATCGGGCAACGGTGTACGTACCGGTGGGTGTTGCGGCCGTTCTACGCGAGAACCCACAGCTTGTCGCACCGGCCGTATTAGCGTTTTGTAGTCGCGACCCAATTGATTTGAAAGTTTGCCGCGCTATGCGTTATTTCCCGCCGGAGAGCTGCGTTTATACTAGCGTCACATTTACGAAATGCTTGTACGCAATGCTTGCACAAAGCCGATACCTACCGGACCGACGCACGGGCTGGAGTGTTCCGGCAGCATCCGACCCGAACCATAAAGCGCATATCCTCGGCCTGAAGCTGGCTTGTGGCTTTGAAATCCTGGCATCACAGGCCAAGGCAAACCGCACCGATTGGGAAACGGACAAAGGATGGAAGGGATACTACGAGTCGCTCAAGGCGAAGGGCTACTTCCGGGATAATATCGAGGGCTCGCAGGAGCACACGCGATTGCTGGGAATCGCGCAGGATTACTATGCGGACCACAGGGACACGATGCGTACGATGCCAAAGATTGGCGAGGAAATTGTGTCCATTCTTCGGCGCAACGAGTGGGATGTGGAAGAGTTGCGCAAGCAAGGAGCGGACCTACCGGTCCCCGATAGCGACGAGTGGATGAACATTACCCCGGAGGAACTCGACCAGATGCTTACGAAGCGGTACGGTGcgaagaaactgttttcgcTCAACGGAAATACAAATGCGGCGGAAACGTTCACCTCGATGGTGAGTGATTTTTTGGAACAGAAAAGCGAATTCGACGGTGTCGTCGTACCGGCGGACGAACAGGCCGCCAAGGAGACGCTGGCCAGGTTAGATTTGGGCCCCCTCAAGTCACCCGTCAAACCGAAGCGAACCAAAAGCAAAACTGCACACGATCGACAGGTTAATGGGCAATCGTCCGGTGGGGCGAAGGAACCGACCAAACCGGAGTCGCCCGTTCACCAGTCGGCAACGGTAGACTTCGATGCCGGTGCGTTCGGAATGCACGTGAAGAACATGCTCGATCTGCTGATACCGGAAGATCGCTGGGATTCGTCCGATGAGTCCGACATGAGCGACTACAGCCAGGACGAGTACGATCGGAACATCGAGGACATGTCACCGACGCGCACCGATCGGGCCGTTCAGGGCGAGCTTAAAACGTACATGGATCAAATGGACCGTGAGTTGGCCGGGACAACGATTGGCAAGAGCTTCGAAACGGTTATTGATGGTGAGGAAACACAATCGAACACAGCTGCGGGAGGCACGTCGACCAGCGGTGCCAATCAGGATGATTTCGATGACATCGAATCATTCAAGCCGGTCGACATTGACGTGAACACACTGCGCAACATGATGGAAAGCTATCAGTCACAGATCGGTGGTCCCGGTCCGGCAGCAAACCTGCTCGGTTCGATGGGCGTTCAGATCTCCAAGGCAGCTCAGGATGGATCGAAGGCTGGGAAAGCAGGCAGTACACAACAGACGGATGTCTAA
- the LOC131282058 gene encoding uncharacterized protein LOC131282058, which yields MSFNRRNNNKQGKASEPLSALAFPQQKVIVVNDKIGLESQSKTIVQQWLQELPNGTKVEPCPVESLKESTPFLFACASKLERRFELRQIFAFVSDCKQNATVTHLCIWVTESKLKHSFLLPYLEHMADTVITFEDHEHIALLVKKTSGAVTNKYYQFEVPPSMKTIHVTEVPRPAQAREGASVAAAVEPPPNPASLGTFKIDLKEEEIKAKNALTLPFEFYKTTSEGGKILYHPDADDDLDEEDPDDDLLI from the exons ATGAGCTTCAATAGACGAAATAACAATAAACAGGGCAAAGCCTCAGAGCCGCTCAGCGCTTTGGCTTTTCCTCAACAAAAAGTTATCGTGGTCAACG ACAAAATTGGATTAGAATCACAATCAAAAACGATCGTTCAGCAATGGTTACAAGAGCTTCCCAATGGCACGAAGGTGGAACCATGTCCTGTAGAAAGTCTAAAAGAATCGACGCCGTTTTTATTCGCATGCGCCTCCAAATTGGAACGCCGGTTCGAGCTTCGACAGATATTCGCTTTTGTTTCTGACTGTAAACAAAACGCGACCGTTACGCACCTCTGCATTTGGGTGACGGAAAGTAAACTGAAACATTCGTTCCTGTTGCCTTACCTCGAGCATATGGCCGATACGGTGATTACCTTCGAGGACCACGAACACATCGCACTGCTGGTGAAGAAAACAAGCGGAGCAGTTACCAACAAATACTACCAGTTCGAGGTTCCACCATCGATGAAAACGATTCACGTCACGGAAGTGCCCCGACCGGCGCAAGCAAGGGAAGGGGCTTCCGTCGCAGCAGCAGTTGAACCACCACCAAATCCGGCCTCTCTTGGAACGTTCAAAATCGACTTGAAGGAGGAGGAGATTAAGGCGAAGAATGCGCTTACGTTGCCGTTTGAATT CTACAAAACGACTTcagaaggaggaaaaattcTCTACCATCCCGATGCCGACGATGACCTAGACGAAGAGGACCCGGATGATGATTTGTTGATATAG
- the LOC131282059 gene encoding iron-sulfur cluster assembly scaffold protein IscU: protein MSLPRNVNTLLKITRARSVPVALYHQNVLEHYENPRNVGSMDKKDKNVGTGLVGAPACGDVMKLQIKVDENGKIVDAKFKTFGCGSAIASSSLATEWVKGKTLDQANQLKNTDIAKELSLPPVKLHCSMLAEDAIKAALEDYKKKQKSN, encoded by the coding sequence ATGTCTCTCCCACGTAACGTAAATACGCTGCTGAAGATCACCCGGGCGCGCAGTGTCCCCGTCGCCCTGTACCACCAGAACGTTCTGGAGCACTACGAAAACCCCCGGAATGTCGGCTCGATGGACAAGAAGGACAAGAACGTCGGCACGGGGCTAGTCGGTGCACCGGCCTGTGGCGATGTGATGAAACTGCAGATTAAGGTGGATGAAAATGGCAAAATCGTCGACGCCAAGTTCAAGACGTTCGGGTGCGGATCAGCGATTGCATCTAGCTCGTTGGCTACCGAATGGGTCAAAGGTAAAACCTTGGATCAGGCGAATCAGCTGAAGAACACAGACATCGCCAAGGAGCTCTCGCTACCGCCGGTTAAGCTGCACTGCTCGATGCTGGCGGAAGATGCGATCAAAGCAGCCCTTGAGGACTACAAGAAGAAACAGAAGAGCAACTAA